The following coding sequences are from one Diospyros lotus cultivar Yz01 chromosome 7, ASM1463336v1, whole genome shotgun sequence window:
- the LOC127805513 gene encoding RING-H2 finger protein ATL13-like, which translates to MLSFLSPSQQPYFSSLPPPPPPSSGGFNLDTKVSPSILLIIIILAIIFFISGLLHLLVRILLKPPSRDPDDLDNVTALQGQLQQLFHLHDAGVDQSFIDTLPIFNYKAIIGVKNPFDCAVCLCEFEPDDKLRLLPKCSHAFHMECIDTWLLSHSTCPLCRASLLADFNSHGCSPIVLVLESGGDSSREIVSDSNTHLSSRFRDGFSGEIQAKEDPDQPPPSAGDEKVVLVKLGKFRNVDGEGEGSSNNNIDERRCFSMGSFAYIVDENSSLQVPIRTPMKKQSSKKKASLPLTPGHRPAMSECDCDSRRGFSGFEPLKSIDGVGAKGESFSVSKIWLRGRKEKPNPAAVESSRRAVSFRFPVHWNAASGEELKGKNGGNGTRRAVSEIDFGKWENGGGSDLGFDEENQSRNSLDSQANPPSFARRTLLWLVGKQNQNKVKLVVG; encoded by the exons ATGCTGAGTTTTCTTTCTCCATCCCAGCAACCATATTTCTCCTCTCTGCCGCCACCACCTCCTCCTTCCTCTGGCGGCTTCAATTTGGACACAAAAGTGAGCCCAAGCatcctcctcatcatcataaTCCTcgccatcatcttcttcatctccgGTTTGCTCCACCTCCTCGTCCGAATCTTACTGAAACCTCCGAGCCGAGACCCTGACGATTTGGACAATGTCACGGCCCTGCAAGGCCAGCTGCAGCAGCTCTTCCACCTCCACGACGCTGGTGTTGACCAGTCCTTCATCGATACACTACCCATCTTCAACTACAAAGCCATCATCGGCGTCAAAAACCCCTTCGATTGCGCCGTTTGTTTGTGCGAATTCGAGCCCGACGACAAGCTCCGATTGCTGCCCAAATGTAGCCACGCCTTCCACATGGAGTGCATCGACACCTGGCTCTTGTCCCACTCCACTTGCCCCCTTTGCCGCGCCAGCCTCCTCGCCGACTTCAACAGCCATGGCTGCTCCCCAATCGTCCTGGTTCTCGAATCCGGCGGCGACAGTTCTAGAGAAATTGTTTCAGATTCAAACACCCATTTGAGTTCACGTTTCAGGGATGGATTTTCAGGCGAAATACAGGCCAAGGAGGATCCGGATCAGCCGCCGCCGTCGGCTGGAGATGAAAAAGTTGTGCTTGTTAAGCTCGGGAAGTTTCGAAACGTGGACGGTGAAGGCGAAGGTAGTAGTAACAATAACATAGACGAGAGAAGGTGTTTTTCGATGGGGTCTTTTGCGTATATAGTGGATGAGAATTCATCGTTGCAAGTTCCCATTAGAACCCCAATGAAGAAGCAATCGAGCAAGAAGAAGGCTTCTCTGCCATTAACGCCTGGTCACCGGCCGGCAATGTCTGAATGCGACTGTGATTCAAGAAGAGGGTTCAGTGGTTTTGAGCCATTGAAGAGTATTGACGGAGTTGGTGCTAAGGGAGAGAGCTTCTCAGTGTCCAAGATTTGGCTTCGGGGGAGGAAGGAGAAGCCTAATCCGGCGGCCGTCGAGTCGTCGAGAAGGGCGGTTTCTTTCCGGTTTCCGGTGCACTGGAATGCGGCTTCCGGCGAGGAGTTGAAGGGTAAAAACGGTGGGAATGGAACCAGGAGAGCTGTCTCTGAGATCGACTTCGGGAAATGGGAAAATGGAGGAGGGAGTGACTTGGGTTTTGATGAAGAAAACCAGAGCCGCAACAGCTTGGATTCTCAGGCAAATCCGCCATCTTTTGCGAGGAGAACTCTGCTCTGGCTCGTGGGGAAACAGAACCAGAACAAG GTCAAATTGGTAGTTGGGTaa